TCGCGATTGAAGCCAAAGGTTTTCAAGCCGGAAACTCACTCGAAAATAAGTATTAAGGAATACTCACTCTGGTTTTGGGCAAGTCTCGGAGTGATGACGGCTTTAATTCCTTTGGGATGGCAGGCGATCGCCCAAGCCCAGACTCCAAGTGGTTTGAGTAGTGACATCCCCGATCAAATGCAAATCATCCTCAATACGTTGTGGGTGATTTTTACTGGAGTGCTGGTGTTTTTTATGAATGCTGGCTTTGCCATGCTAGAAACAGGCTTTTGCCGCCATAAAAGTGCTGTTAATATTTTAGCAAAAAATCTGATTGTGTTTGCCTTATCCTCTCTAGCCTTTTGGGCCACTGGCTTTGCCTTGATGTTTGGCGATGGCAACCCCTTTATTGGACTGCAAGGGTTTTTCCTCACTGGCCCTGACAATAGTCCCGCCGTGGGAGAAGCCTATGAAGGGGTCTATCGCTCCCTCGATTGGGCTGCTATTCCCCTGAAAGCTAAATTTTTCTTTCAACTGGCCTTTGCGGGTACAGCCGCGACGATTGTCTCTGGAGCCGTGGCCGAACGGATTAAATTTGCTGCCTTTATTCTGTTTAGCGTGGGCTTAGTAGGATTGGCTTACAGCGTCATTGGTCATTGGATTTGGGGCGATGGATGGCTCGCCCAACTGGGCTTTTGGGATTTTGCTGGCTCGACCGTTGTTCATTCTGTGGGTGGATGGGGGGCTTTTATGGGGGCAGTTTTATTGGGGCCGCGCATCGATAAATATCCAGATGGGCAAATTGCTGCTATTCCGGGCCATAATTTAGCGATTTCTACCCTAGGGTGTCTGATTTTGTGGTTGGGATGGTTTGGATTTAATCCGGGTTCGACGTTAACGGCTGATCCAGAAGCGATTACCCATATTATTTTGACTACGAATATGTCAGCGGCCGCTAGTGGGGTCACGGCTACGGTGGTGTCTTGGCGCTATTTTGGTAAGCCAGATCTGACGATGATTATTAATGGGATTTTGGCTGGGTTAGTTGCTGTTACGGCCTCCTGTGCTTATATCAATATGGGGAGCGCGATCGCCATTGGTACGATCTCTGGCATCATTGTGGTCTTTTCTGTCGTGTATTTGGAACAATGGCACATTGATGATCCGGTTGGGGCGATTTCTGTCCATTTGGTCTGTGGGATCTGGGGAACGTTGGCACTAGGTTTGTTTAGTGTGGGGCCCGATATTTATCCCTGGTATGGTGAAACGGCGGGCCCCTTGGCAGGCTTGCTTTTAGGGGGTGGGTATTCTCAGTTACTCAATCAGTTATTGGGGGTGCTTGCCGTTGGGTTTGCCATGATTGCGTTTAGTTTGCTGTTGTGGTTGAGCCTTAGTTTTACAGTGGGGATACGAGTGAGTCCCATGGAGGAACAAGAGGGCTTGGATCTGAGCGAACACAGTATGGAAGCCTATAGTGGGTTTGTGAAAGAACAGGAGTGAAAGCACAGGAGTAAGATCAATTGACAATTCAAAATGGGTGTAGGTAGGGGGAACGTTGATTCTTATGAACTGG
The window above is part of the Roseofilum capinflatum BLCC-M114 genome. Proteins encoded here:
- a CDS encoding ammonium transporter, which produces MTLKLFTQNPYIQEMKKQYSRLKPKVFKPETHSKISIKEYSLWFWASLGVMTALIPLGWQAIAQAQTPSGLSSDIPDQMQIILNTLWVIFTGVLVFFMNAGFAMLETGFCRHKSAVNILAKNLIVFALSSLAFWATGFALMFGDGNPFIGLQGFFLTGPDNSPAVGEAYEGVYRSLDWAAIPLKAKFFFQLAFAGTAATIVSGAVAERIKFAAFILFSVGLVGLAYSVIGHWIWGDGWLAQLGFWDFAGSTVVHSVGGWGAFMGAVLLGPRIDKYPDGQIAAIPGHNLAISTLGCLILWLGWFGFNPGSTLTADPEAITHIILTTNMSAAASGVTATVVSWRYFGKPDLTMIINGILAGLVAVTASCAYINMGSAIAIGTISGIIVVFSVVYLEQWHIDDPVGAISVHLVCGIWGTLALGLFSVGPDIYPWYGETAGPLAGLLLGGGYSQLLNQLLGVLAVGFAMIAFSLLLWLSLSFTVGIRVSPMEEQEGLDLSEHSMEAYSGFVKEQE